In one Neobacillus sp. CF12 genomic region, the following are encoded:
- a CDS encoding AraC family transcriptional regulator, translated as MIQKQDGFESEKLFVLPEYVLREISNHPLISPFFVTDIGYFPRAKYHYRERIDACDTHILIYCADGEGWVELNHDKNFLLKSHMFIVIPAGTPHRYGADEQNPWSIYWFHLKGAEVLTFINSFGLSEGPLQIPLSSFVKFIELFDQCFVSLSDKSYSQLHHISTSQIMRYLLSSLGLASVRTGQEERKEFYLEKAIHFMNDKIASSIKLAELAKVAGLSTQHLTYLFKQETGFPPIDYFLRMKIQRAGQLLDLTENSVKEISSSLGIDDPYYFSRLFKKINNCSPTEYRKRKKG; from the coding sequence GTGATTCAAAAACAGGATGGATTTGAGTCAGAAAAGCTGTTTGTGCTTCCGGAGTATGTATTGAGAGAGATCAGTAATCATCCGCTAATCAGTCCCTTTTTTGTCACAGATATCGGCTATTTTCCGCGTGCAAAATATCATTATCGTGAACGAATAGATGCTTGTGATACTCATATCCTTATTTATTGTGCAGATGGTGAAGGCTGGGTGGAATTAAATCATGATAAGAACTTTTTACTAAAAAGTCATATGTTCATTGTGATACCTGCTGGTACTCCCCACCGGTATGGTGCTGACGAACAAAATCCATGGAGCATTTATTGGTTTCATCTAAAAGGTGCAGAGGTACTAACTTTTATCAATAGCTTTGGGTTAAGTGAAGGTCCTTTACAAATACCATTAAGCAGCTTTGTAAAATTTATCGAGTTATTTGATCAATGTTTTGTTTCACTTTCTGACAAGTCCTATTCACAGCTTCATCATATTAGCACATCGCAAATAATGAGATATCTACTTAGTTCACTAGGTTTGGCAAGTGTACGTACTGGACAAGAGGAAAGGAAAGAATTTTATTTAGAAAAAGCGATACATTTTATGAACGATAAGATAGCTTCTTCCATCAAACTGGCGGAACTTGCAAAGGTTGCTGGATTATCCACCCAACATTTGACCTACCTATTTAAACAGGAAACAGGCTTTCCACCGATTGATTATTTTCTAAGGATGAAAATCCAACGTGCAGGACAACTACTCGATCTAACCGAAAATTCAGTAAAGGAAATATCAAGTTCACTGGGTATAGATGATCCATATTATTTTTCACGACTATTTAAAAAAATTAACAATTGTTCTCCTACAGAATATCGGAAAAGAAAAAAAGGATGA
- a CDS encoding beta-L-arabinofuranosidase domain-containing protein: MHVKGKNENRPLPLQKVEIRDQFWKPKININREHTIPFQYKQCLETGRVDALKLKEDGPVPHPFWDSDIAKWIEAGSYSLAKHYDSKLDQLIDDVIDLLGSAQQPDGYLNSYITLVCPQRRWKDLRDSHELYCAGHLIEAGVAHFNATKKRSLLDIVCKYADYIDTVFGPEPGKLKGYCGHEEIELALIKLYRVNENEKYLKLSQYFIDERGKEPHYFDEEQKHIKGYFDDLFRTFSNLKEYNQSHKPVREQDKVVGHSVRAMYLYSAMADLALELDDHQLKTACEKLWQNLNGRNMYITGGIGSEEKHEGFTFDYDLPNETSYAETCAAIGLVFWNHRMLQLDCNGRYADLMERALYNGVLSGISLDGRKYFYHNPLASLGDVHRKEWFGVSCCPPNISRLLSSLGEYIYSHDSNTINVHLYIEGSGTFNLHNNQKLILHQKSNYPWEENIDLTVELDQQTEFKLKLRVPGWCRDAKLSINGEPFNIQTQLEKGYVVIDRKWSDHDKISLNLPMPVERMYSHPAVRQNVNHVSIQRGPIVYCIEGTDNVNNLHDIILPSNTVLHAQYDEQLLGGIVKITGKAVLLESESWGDTLYQSSAPEEKMIELVAVPYYAWDNREPGPMRVWIPEK; the protein is encoded by the coding sequence ATGCACGTAAAAGGAAAAAATGAGAATAGACCCTTGCCACTTCAGAAGGTTGAAATTCGTGATCAATTTTGGAAACCTAAAATTAACATCAATCGCGAACATACTATTCCCTTTCAGTATAAACAGTGTCTAGAAACAGGAAGAGTAGATGCCTTGAAATTAAAAGAAGATGGACCTGTTCCACATCCATTTTGGGATTCGGATATTGCGAAATGGATTGAAGCTGGAAGTTATAGTCTTGCTAAACACTATGATTCCAAACTTGACCAATTAATTGATGATGTTATAGATTTACTTGGTTCTGCCCAGCAGCCAGATGGATACTTAAACTCTTACATTACACTTGTATGTCCCCAAAGACGGTGGAAAGATCTTCGCGATTCCCATGAATTATACTGTGCAGGTCATTTAATTGAAGCAGGCGTCGCCCACTTCAATGCAACTAAGAAAAGATCTCTTCTTGATATCGTTTGTAAATACGCGGATTACATCGATACGGTTTTTGGTCCGGAACCTGGTAAATTAAAGGGATATTGTGGACATGAGGAAATTGAATTAGCTCTCATAAAACTTTACCGTGTCAATGAAAATGAAAAATATTTAAAACTTAGTCAATACTTTATCGATGAAAGAGGAAAAGAACCACATTACTTTGACGAGGAACAGAAGCATATTAAAGGTTATTTCGATGACCTTTTTAGAACATTTTCTAATTTGAAAGAATATAACCAATCACATAAACCTGTTAGAGAACAAGATAAAGTAGTTGGACATTCTGTAAGGGCAATGTACTTATATAGCGCGATGGCAGATCTAGCCTTGGAATTAGATGATCATCAATTAAAAACTGCCTGTGAAAAGTTATGGCAGAACTTAAATGGTAGAAACATGTATATAACGGGCGGAATTGGCTCAGAAGAAAAACATGAAGGATTTACATTTGATTATGACCTACCGAACGAAACCTCTTATGCTGAAACGTGTGCAGCAATCGGATTAGTATTTTGGAATCATCGAATGCTGCAATTAGATTGTAATGGCAGATATGCAGATTTAATGGAACGCGCCCTCTATAATGGTGTACTAAGCGGAATATCCTTAGATGGTAGAAAGTATTTCTATCATAATCCCTTAGCTAGTTTAGGGGATGTACATCGAAAAGAGTGGTTTGGTGTGTCATGCTGCCCGCCAAATATTTCAAGATTACTCTCCTCCCTTGGCGAATACATCTACTCACATGACTCAAATACCATTAATGTTCACCTTTATATTGAAGGCAGCGGCACTTTCAATCTTCATAACAATCAAAAGCTTATTTTACATCAAAAATCAAACTATCCTTGGGAAGAAAACATTGATCTAACAGTGGAACTGGATCAGCAAACGGAGTTCAAGTTAAAACTTCGTGTTCCTGGTTGGTGTAGAGATGCAAAATTATCAATTAATGGTGAACCCTTTAATATCCAAACTCAACTCGAAAAAGGCTATGTTGTGATTGACCGTAAATGGAGCGATCATGATAAGATATCACTAAACTTACCGATGCCTGTTGAAAGAATGTATTCCCACCCAGCTGTAAGACAGAATGTCAACCACGTTTCTATTCAACGCGGGCCAATTGTTTATTGTATTGAAGGTACTGATAATGTAAATAATCTCCATGATATCATCCTCCCATCAAACACTGTGCTTCATGCTCAGTATGATGAACAGTTATTAGGGGGGATTGTTAAAATCACTGGTAAAGCAGTTCTTTTAGAGAGTGAATCCTGGGGAGATACCTTATATCAATCGTCTGCACCAGAAGAAAAGATGATAGAGTTAGTTGCTGTTCCTTATTATGCTTGGGATAACCGTGAACCTGGTCCAATGAGAGTCTGGATTCCTGAAAAATAA
- a CDS encoding ABC transporter substrate-binding protein — MKKTLRKLLVFILIIGVLFVTACSSGEKTNSDNNKGDAGNSDAVTIRMAVFENDPNGMMEKARQKFNKEHDNIKIEFTQMSNDASQMHDQTVTQLSAGSENLDIVNMDVVWTAEFAESGWLLPLDDRFTEELQANYIGRQVDSVKYDDKTWAVPWFNDLHPLWYRTDLLEKYNLEVPETYEDAVKVAQKISKEEGIQGFTMHWGRSEQLIVSFTEFLHANGGDFFDENGKVIINSPEAVEALQFMVDMIEKYEVVSTSAIGHSTPEDSRIPFTQGQSLFNPNWGYVYSINQADDSAVKDKTWVASNFKFEGGKKANSVGGWNFAISSSSKHPDEAWEVIKWFTSAENQKEMLVGGGYAGTQLSLYEDAEVIKANPYLEEYTKAFEDASVRPSHPQYSKMSDIAQSYIHQALSGDLSPKEALDQLAKELEDIE, encoded by the coding sequence TTGAAAAAAACATTAAGAAAACTTTTGGTATTTATTTTAATTATAGGTGTGTTATTTGTAACTGCATGTAGTAGTGGAGAAAAAACCAACAGTGACAACAACAAAGGGGATGCTGGAAACTCAGATGCAGTGACCATTCGCATGGCTGTATTTGAAAATGATCCGAATGGGATGATGGAAAAAGCAAGACAAAAGTTTAATAAGGAACATGACAACATTAAAATTGAATTTACTCAAATGTCCAATGATGCCTCGCAAATGCATGACCAAACAGTAACACAGTTATCTGCAGGATCAGAAAATTTAGATATTGTAAATATGGACGTAGTATGGACAGCAGAATTTGCAGAATCAGGCTGGTTACTCCCTCTTGATGATCGTTTTACTGAAGAACTTCAAGCTAATTATATCGGCCGGCAGGTTGACTCAGTAAAATACGATGATAAAACTTGGGCAGTACCTTGGTTCAATGATTTACACCCATTATGGTATCGTACTGACTTATTAGAAAAATATAATCTAGAAGTGCCTGAAACATATGAAGATGCAGTAAAAGTGGCTCAAAAAATTTCAAAAGAAGAAGGAATCCAAGGATTCACGATGCACTGGGGACGTTCAGAGCAATTAATTGTAAGTTTTACAGAGTTCCTTCATGCTAATGGCGGAGACTTCTTCGATGAAAATGGCAAGGTAATTATAAATAGTCCAGAGGCAGTTGAAGCACTTCAATTTATGGTTGACATGATTGAGAAGTATGAAGTGGTTTCAACATCTGCTATTGGACATTCAACTCCGGAAGATTCAAGAATTCCATTTACCCAAGGGCAGTCATTGTTTAACCCTAACTGGGGCTATGTATATTCAATTAACCAAGCAGATGACTCAGCGGTTAAAGATAAGACATGGGTTGCAAGTAACTTCAAGTTTGAAGGCGGGAAAAAAGCAAACTCAGTTGGCGGTTGGAACTTTGCGATTTCAAGCAGCTCCAAGCATCCGGACGAAGCATGGGAAGTAATAAAATGGTTTACTTCAGCTGAAAATCAAAAGGAAATGCTAGTTGGTGGAGGATATGCTGGAACTCAGTTATCGCTATATGAGGATGCAGAGGTTATTAAAGCAAATCCGTATTTAGAAGAATACACAAAAGCATTTGAAGATGCATCTGTTCGACCAAGTCATCCACAATACTCAAAAATGTCTGATATTGCTCAATCCTACATTCACCAAGCTTTATCTGGAGATTTAAGTCCGAAAGAAGCTTTGGATCAATTAGCGAAAGAACTTGAGGATATCGAATAG
- a CDS encoding Ig-like domain-containing protein, whose translation MFKSMKKKNKKKTLSIATSILVLFGSSIPTAFASYSPEIPAAVDPGTPVYSGLGNPVPAEPVEYDPAKNMLAEIYKADKAAGGESFWMDQILERPGSAGGVDLFTRGRALYMFTHQPRDLGFGGGYAYREMPTGSAQNMYTITLSDTSLSEVTNDRKQYPSHWSSVHQAAGLSVLQKKFITYNNVAVTILEIKNTSDTSITKTLNVSSPIVSTPSEDGKELTGIQKARYDLTTMYPRLSGEGMTVDGTKLTKSITLAAGESTTVKVQMGVTTKEIPESTTEYERFAGYDADSAYKMQLDEYNKWWSENVPYIDIPDENIKKMSYYRTFLNRFNYIDADIPGNDFQFPVSIEGVLGYNNAIQLTQPMHMQDLKYFRNPIYSYGNWVSSGESSKYSAFQDNPGDPAHWNNTYEQWIADEAWETYKVHGGDTKILNNLARYAEGDVKGQLDKYDTNKNHLVQYDWGSLTGNDADAVALNWKDRDQDRTDQSAFNYSGALAAAEIYQNLGNDAKAQEMTELAENIKESILTVLWDDSEGENGKVFKQKDIQSGELVPWKDQQNFSPFTHEVVPNTDDYKQALRFYADKGQFPIMPFFTANQFDKNLAEEAGQGGSNNFSNINSTLQARLYATAIRKYPSEYITPEMYKKLIEWLTWTQYVGGDNRFPDNNEFWNSYNEETKELEYRSWIHHNILGAYNFSLIEDIAGMQPRADETLELWPIDMGYEYFTVNNLRYHDSDLTIVWDKPDGTKHYGETPEGYSVYMDGQRVLTVDDLVHLTYDSKSGTVTIEDENSDADVTFNQAKGMKKATEVTLSDNARAVDMFQKAGVDLTVETGAAVNLAKGKSASASYTSVGSRPEELTKVENAVDGFTVSGLPTTRGNHYAAPNPIWGTKDSPNKQDWFEVDFGKPTVFDNVKLYFYSDKSRNNYREPLHYTIQYLDGSEWKSVPLQKKSPIQANFNEVKFNTITAQKMRILMTPYPGFDMGLKEVQVFETGIEVPTEPNKAPKVEILLDETFNKPMKEQLVASVSDDSQPLDFPEITWSKKSGPGVVVFSEPESVSTVASFTEEGKYVLTLTANDGELSTSADIEINVEKQDVNLALSATPSTSYVSSWEDLSAIKNGIDPRNSRDKTGGAYGNWNSPSKTQWVQYTWEDPVVINQSDVYWWTDNGGIRMPEAYTLQYLDADGTTWKDVEKISGLVVEPDKYNTTTFKPIETTALRMTITRGTQWTGILEWKVIEPPVLEINPDDVKVRVLTGESPELPATVQKVFDGYTQDVNVTWDSITDEQLQQGDTAITVWGALDSSYHMIPATVYVRSEENVMINTITEENITTEIGKAPVLPSVVEVQYNDGSWDNMTVGVTWETIDAKQYSKAGEFTVFGTVEGTDKKASAIVTVEPTIEYLTSLKERASAISNENRIYTDVSYQALQDALKAVEDLGTIDTEAKLKTAVEVLQSAVDGLVSIPITHTNLAALTKEFISEYGAPGADGIITSLAKKLENSKKASERGDHEEAKELIESYIDEVSSHSGNKVTLGHAEVLIWWAKKLLAE comes from the coding sequence TTGTTTAAATCTATGAAAAAGAAAAATAAAAAGAAAACTTTATCCATTGCAACCAGTATTTTGGTTTTATTTGGAAGTTCTATTCCTACTGCCTTCGCTTCATATAGTCCAGAAATACCGGCTGCCGTTGACCCTGGAACTCCCGTATATAGTGGACTTGGAAATCCAGTTCCTGCTGAACCAGTTGAATATGATCCAGCTAAAAACATGTTAGCGGAAATTTACAAAGCAGATAAAGCGGCCGGTGGAGAATCGTTCTGGATGGATCAGATTTTAGAAAGACCAGGCTCGGCTGGCGGAGTTGATTTGTTTACACGAGGCAGGGCGCTTTACATGTTTACCCACCAGCCAAGAGATCTTGGATTCGGAGGCGGTTATGCCTATCGAGAAATGCCAACTGGAAGCGCTCAAAATATGTATACGATCACATTATCGGACACTTCCTTATCAGAAGTGACGAATGATCGAAAGCAATATCCAAGTCATTGGTCAAGTGTACATCAAGCTGCGGGATTAAGCGTCCTACAGAAAAAATTCATTACTTATAATAATGTTGCTGTGACGATCTTGGAAATTAAAAATACGAGTGATACCAGTATTACGAAAACTCTCAACGTATCTTCCCCGATTGTATCTACCCCTTCAGAGGATGGTAAGGAGTTAACTGGAATTCAAAAAGCTAGATATGATTTAACTACAATGTATCCGCGATTAAGTGGAGAAGGTATGACGGTCGACGGTACAAAATTGACTAAATCCATTACACTTGCAGCAGGGGAGTCAACTACCGTTAAAGTTCAAATGGGAGTAACAACAAAAGAAATACCAGAGTCTACAACGGAATATGAGAGATTTGCAGGTTATGATGCAGACTCGGCCTACAAAATGCAACTTGATGAGTACAATAAATGGTGGTCTGAGAATGTGCCTTATATCGATATCCCTGACGAGAATATTAAAAAGATGTCCTATTACCGAACATTTTTAAACAGGTTTAACTATATTGATGCCGATATACCTGGAAATGATTTTCAATTCCCGGTATCAATTGAAGGTGTACTAGGATACAACAATGCCATTCAATTAACTCAGCCCATGCATATGCAGGATTTAAAATATTTTAGAAATCCAATTTATTCATATGGAAACTGGGTATCATCTGGTGAAAGTTCAAAATATTCAGCATTTCAGGATAACCCAGGAGATCCTGCTCATTGGAATAATACATATGAGCAATGGATAGCGGATGAAGCTTGGGAGACTTATAAAGTTCACGGTGGAGATACAAAGATTCTTAACAACCTTGCTCGATATGCGGAAGGGGATGTTAAGGGTCAATTAGACAAGTATGACACGAATAAAAATCACCTTGTCCAATATGACTGGGGTTCTTTAACTGGTAATGATGCAGACGCTGTTGCATTGAACTGGAAAGACCGCGATCAAGACAGGACAGATCAAAGTGCATTTAACTATTCAGGCGCATTAGCAGCAGCTGAAATCTATCAAAACCTAGGAAATGATGCGAAAGCTCAGGAAATGACAGAGTTAGCAGAAAATATCAAGGAATCAATATTAACTGTATTGTGGGATGATTCCGAAGGTGAAAATGGAAAGGTATTTAAGCAGAAGGATATTCAGTCCGGCGAATTAGTACCTTGGAAGGATCAGCAAAACTTCTCGCCATTCACCCATGAAGTTGTACCTAACACTGATGACTATAAACAAGCGTTACGATTTTATGCGGATAAGGGACAGTTTCCAATCATGCCGTTCTTTACAGCTAACCAGTTTGATAAGAATTTAGCGGAGGAAGCTGGACAAGGCGGGAGTAATAACTTTTCTAATATAAACTCGACACTTCAAGCAAGACTATATGCAACAGCTATTAGGAAATATCCATCGGAGTATATTACGCCAGAAATGTATAAAAAGCTAATAGAATGGCTAACTTGGACTCAGTATGTCGGTGGTGACAATAGATTCCCAGATAACAATGAATTCTGGAATAGCTATAATGAAGAAACAAAAGAGCTTGAATACAGATCATGGATTCATCATAACATTCTTGGCGCGTATAATTTCTCACTAATTGAAGATATCGCAGGAATGCAGCCACGTGCAGATGAAACATTGGAATTGTGGCCGATTGATATGGGATATGAGTACTTTACGGTTAATAACTTAAGGTACCATGACAGCGATTTAACGATTGTTTGGGATAAGCCGGATGGAACAAAGCACTATGGGGAAACACCAGAAGGTTATTCCGTGTACATGGACGGGCAAAGAGTTCTTACGGTAGATGACCTCGTACATTTAACCTATGACTCTAAATCTGGAACAGTAACAATCGAAGACGAAAATAGTGATGCAGATGTAACGTTTAATCAGGCAAAGGGGATGAAGAAAGCTACCGAAGTCACTCTATCAGATAATGCTAGAGCGGTAGATATGTTCCAAAAAGCCGGTGTTGACCTTACGGTTGAAACGGGTGCAGCAGTGAATCTTGCAAAGGGTAAGTCGGCTTCTGCTTCTTATACTTCTGTTGGTTCTAGGCCTGAGGAACTTACCAAGGTGGAAAATGCAGTTGATGGATTTACTGTAAGTGGACTTCCGACAACTCGAGGAAATCATTACGCAGCACCTAATCCAATTTGGGGTACAAAAGACTCTCCGAATAAGCAAGATTGGTTTGAGGTCGATTTTGGTAAACCAACAGTCTTTGATAATGTAAAGTTATACTTCTACAGCGATAAATCTAGAAATAATTACAGAGAACCGCTTCATTATACCATCCAGTATCTAGATGGTTCAGAATGGAAGAGTGTACCTCTTCAGAAGAAGAGCCCAATTCAAGCAAACTTTAATGAAGTGAAGTTTAACACCATTACTGCACAAAAGATGAGAATACTGATGACACCTTATCCTGGATTTGATATGGGTCTTAAGGAAGTCCAAGTATTTGAAACAGGAATTGAGGTTCCAACAGAACCTAATAAGGCACCAAAAGTAGAGATTCTTTTAGATGAAACTTTCAACAAGCCAATGAAGGAACAATTGGTAGCATCAGTATCAGACGATAGTCAACCGCTTGATTTTCCTGAAATAACTTGGAGTAAAAAATCAGGTCCTGGAGTAGTTGTTTTCTCAGAACCAGAGTCTGTTAGCACAGTTGCTAGTTTTACAGAAGAAGGGAAATATGTATTAACATTAACAGCTAATGATGGTGAACTTTCTACATCTGCTGACATTGAAATTAACGTTGAGAAACAGGATGTAAACTTAGCATTAAGTGCAACGCCTTCTACATCTTATGTATCTTCATGGGAGGATCTTAGTGCCATAAAAAATGGTATTGACCCTAGAAATTCACGAGATAAAACAGGTGGGGCATATGGAAACTGGAATAGCCCTTCTAAAACTCAATGGGTTCAGTACACATGGGAAGATCCTGTAGTCATCAATCAGTCAGATGTTTATTGGTGGACGGATAATGGTGGTATTCGTATGCCTGAAGCCTATACGCTACAGTATCTAGACGCTGATGGTACAACTTGGAAAGATGTAGAGAAGATTTCGGGTCTAGTAGTAGAGCCAGATAAGTATAACACTACTACATTTAAACCAATTGAAACGACTGCGTTACGGATGACAATTACTAGAGGGACGCAATGGACGGGTATCTTAGAATGGAAAGTCATTGAGCCGCCAGTTCTAGAAATTAACCCTGACGATGTGAAAGTTCGTGTCCTAACCGGTGAAAGTCCTGAGTTACCAGCAACCGTTCAAAAAGTATTTGATGGTTATACCCAAGATGTAAATGTTACATGGGATTCCATTACCGATGAACAATTACAACAAGGCGATACAGCCATTACTGTCTGGGGAGCACTTGATTCTTCCTATCACATGATTCCGGCAACTGTGTATGTGAGAAGTGAAGAAAATGTAATGATTAATACCATTACCGAGGAAAACATAACAACGGAGATAGGAAAAGCGCCAGTACTACCTTCTGTTGTTGAAGTCCAGTACAATGATGGGTCATGGGATAATATGACTGTTGGGGTAACCTGGGAGACAATAGACGCCAAGCAGTATTCAAAGGCAGGAGAATTTACCGTTTTTGGTACAGTTGAAGGAACAGATAAAAAAGCATCAGCTATTGTTACGGTTGAACCAACAATTGAATATCTTACTAGTTTAAAAGAAAGAGCAAGTGCTATTTCAAATGAGAACCGTATTTATACCGATGTATCCTACCAAGCTTTACAAGATGCACTAAAAGCAGTAGAAGATCTTGGTACCATCGATACGGAAGCGAAACTAAAAACGGCTGTTGAAGTACTACAATCAGCAGTTGATGGCTTAGTCAGTATCCCAATCACCCACACAAATCTAGCAGCATTAACGAAAGAATTTATATCAGAATATGGGGCACCGGGAGCAGATGGTATTATCACTTCTTTAGCGAAAAAGCTAGAGAATAGTAAGAAAGCAAGTGAACGAGGCGATCATGAGGAGGCAAAAGAATTGATAGAGTCCTATATCGATGAAGTATCTTCTCATAGTGGTAATAAAGTAACCCTAGGACATGCGGAAGTTTTGATTTGGTGGGCAAAAAAATTGCTTGCTGAATAA
- a CDS encoding carbohydrate ABC transporter permease gives MNKRMGLLFWISLTIIVIINVLPYFWTILTSLKQQNEIYMKKILPEEFFLDNYIQVILESGFFTNILNSLIISGSTALICIIIGVPAAYAFARLKFKFQNLLFMLVLFITIFPGIFIISPLFSFLKAIGAIDTYFALILPYVAYFTPLVVWILTGFFRTIPHAIEEVAIMDGCGVFGLITRIILPLSLPGILTVGIIAFTLSWNEFLFALIFTSSDNARTVPVAISQFQGVHSLNWGQMTAAAITATIPIVLISIALQKYIISGLTAGAIKE, from the coding sequence ATGAATAAAAGGATGGGGCTGCTGTTCTGGATATCGTTAACCATCATTGTCATAATAAACGTTTTGCCTTATTTTTGGACCATTTTAACTTCATTAAAGCAACAGAATGAAATCTATATGAAAAAAATATTACCGGAAGAATTCTTTTTAGATAATTACATCCAGGTGATTCTGGAGAGTGGTTTTTTCACCAACATTCTAAACAGCTTAATCATTTCGGGATCTACGGCTTTGATTTGTATTATCATTGGCGTGCCAGCCGCTTACGCTTTTGCCCGATTAAAATTCAAATTTCAAAATTTATTATTTATGTTGGTTCTATTTATCACCATTTTTCCAGGAATCTTCATTATCAGTCCACTATTCAGTTTTTTAAAGGCAATAGGTGCAATCGATACGTATTTTGCGCTAATTTTACCATATGTCGCTTATTTCACCCCATTGGTGGTTTGGATCTTAACAGGATTTTTTAGAACGATTCCACATGCGATTGAGGAAGTTGCCATAATGGATGGATGTGGGGTTTTTGGATTGATCACACGCATTATTTTACCTTTATCATTACCAGGAATATTAACGGTGGGGATTATAGCATTCACGTTATCGTGGAATGAATTCTTATTCGCTCTAATTTTTACTTCTTCAGATAATGCTAGGACTGTCCCTGTAGCGATATCACAATTTCAAGGTGTCCATTCGTTAAACTGGGGACAAATGACAGCAGCAGCCATAACAGCAACGATTCCAATTGTTCTAATATCTATTGCATTACAAAAATATATCATTAGTGGTTTAACTGCTGGTGCAATCAAAGAATGA
- a CDS encoding sugar ABC transporter permease, whose amino-acid sequence MKNTPNPEFVQMPNIAKVHRKRSKGGSGIRNKYLPYLLLLPVFTMIIVVVFIPLLTTIIYSFQSYRLTNREEQATFIGLDNYFTLFQDDRFLSSLVTSLIYIAGSVVGMLILALITAQIANQTFKGRSIFRATILLPWAVAPVVAAQAWKFMFETDFGIINHLLTTLNLIERNIPWLVSSEYAMGSVIITNVWKTTPLLTLILVSGLQTISKDLYESADMDGASPLKKYYYITLPLIKPFILMGLIFTTLQTINVIDIIYVMTGGGPGEATEIFTLYNYKVFFQYLDFGLGGAMAVIGVTVIGILIFIYGRNMNKQVNN is encoded by the coding sequence TTGAAAAATACTCCAAATCCTGAGTTTGTCCAGATGCCGAATATTGCTAAAGTACATAGAAAACGTTCAAAAGGTGGTTCTGGGATTAGGAATAAATACTTACCTTACTTGTTACTACTGCCAGTTTTTACAATGATCATTGTCGTCGTTTTTATCCCTTTGTTGACAACGATTATTTATAGCTTTCAATCCTATCGACTAACAAATCGGGAAGAACAAGCCACCTTTATTGGATTGGATAACTACTTCACTTTATTTCAGGATGATCGATTTCTATCCTCACTTGTAACGAGTTTAATTTATATTGCTGGAAGTGTAGTGGGGATGTTGATTCTTGCCCTGATAACAGCGCAAATAGCAAACCAAACCTTTAAAGGCAGGTCGATTTTTCGTGCCACTATTCTCTTGCCTTGGGCGGTTGCTCCAGTTGTAGCAGCGCAAGCTTGGAAATTCATGTTTGAAACAGACTTTGGAATTATTAATCATCTATTAACCACTTTGAATTTGATTGAACGAAATATTCCTTGGCTTGTGTCATCTGAGTATGCCATGGGCAGTGTCATTATAACGAATGTATGGAAAACCACACCTTTATTAACATTGATTCTTGTCTCTGGATTACAGACTATTTCTAAAGACTTATATGAAAGTGCTGATATGGATGGAGCAAGTCCACTAAAAAAATACTACTATATAACTCTTCCATTAATTAAACCATTTATTCTAATGGGACTAATCTTTACAACCCTGCAAACAATCAATGTAATCGACATTATTTATGTTATGACAGGCGGCGGACCTGGTGAAGCGACGGAAATCTTCACATTATACAATTATAAGGTATTCTTCCAATATCTTGACTTTGGATTAGGTGGAGCAATGGCTGTTATTGGTGTAACCGTAATCGGAATATTAATTTTCATTTATGGCCGTAACATGAACAAACAAGTGAACAACTAA